A single region of the Zonotrichia leucophrys gambelii isolate GWCS_2022_RI chromosome 9, RI_Zleu_2.0, whole genome shotgun sequence genome encodes:
- the EFHD1 gene encoding EF-hand domain-containing protein D1, which yields MASQELAQKLQRRLQLEESGAAAEGEIEAVKDAAAAEEVEDRSCLTASAGAELSAKLCRRQDINEGAAQPRRAAVFNPYTEFKEFSRRQIKDMERMFRLYDSGRDGYIDLMELKLMMEKLGAPQTHLGLKNMIKEVDEDFDGKLSFREFLLIFHKAAAGELEEDSGLLTLAKLSEIDVSIEGVKGAKNFFEAKAQALSSASKFEAEIKAEQDERKREEEERKHRRAAFRELKSAFTQ from the exons ATGGCCTCGCAGGAGCTGGCGCAGAAGCTGCAGCGgcggctgcagctggaggagagtGGGGCAGCGGCGGAGGGCGAGATAGAGGCGGTCAAGGACGCGGCGGCGGCCGAGGAGGTGGAAGATCGGAGCTGCTTGACGGCCAGTGCGGGCGCAGAGCTGAGCGCTAAGCTGTGCCGGCGGCAGGACATAAACGAGGGCGCGGCGCAGCCCCGGCGGGCCGCCGTCTTCAACCCCTACACCGAGTTCAAGGAGTTCAGCCGTCGGCAGATCAAGGACATGGAGCGCATGTTCCGCCT GTATGACTCAGGACGGGATGGTTATATCGACCTGATGGAGCTGAAGCTCATGATGGAAAAGCTGGGAGCCCCTCAGACCCACCTGGGGCTGAAGAACATGATCAAGGAGGTGGATGAAGACTTTGATGGGAAGCTCAGCTTCCGTGAG TTCCTGCTGATTTTCCAtaaagctgcagctggggaacTCGAGGAGGACAGCGGCCTGTTGACTCTGGCGAAGCTCTCGGAGATAGATGTGTCCATTGAGGGAGTCAAAGGAGCCAAGAACTTCTTTGAAGCTAAG GCTCAAGCCCTCTCCTCAGCCAGTAAGTTTGAAGCAGAGATAAAAGCTGAGCAGGATGAGCGAAAGcgggaagaggaggaaaggaagcaCCGCCGAGCAGCTTTCAGGGAGTTAAAGTCTGCATTCACCCAGTAA